From a region of the Candidatus Acidiferrales bacterium genome:
- a CDS encoding PhzF family phenazine biosynthesis protein, giving the protein MKRRFYQLDVFTTKPFAGNPLAVVTDGDGLTARQMQAVAREMNLAETVFVQRPTNNRALARLRIFTTTRELPLAGHPVVGTWFLLAELGVVPASEGEVLIQQQTGAGILPVEISFHDGRPARVTMTQKDAKFKSLKISRDALAETLGLKREDIDPELPIEAVSTGIFNLMVPLSGRAALGRIRLNMHALFRVLDGNCTMAYCFALGKRGKAFTRGMLPWEIVEDPATGSAGGSLGAYLVQHGKLKPGEELSITQGVEMGRPSEIHVRVTSKKGRLVPYVSGSAVRILEGHIEI; this is encoded by the coding sequence TTGAAGAGGCGTTTTTACCAACTGGATGTGTTCACGACGAAGCCGTTCGCAGGAAATCCACTGGCGGTTGTCACGGACGGCGATGGACTGACCGCACGGCAAATGCAGGCCGTGGCGCGCGAAATGAATCTCGCGGAAACAGTTTTCGTGCAGCGGCCGACGAACAATCGCGCTCTGGCGCGATTGCGAATCTTCACGACCACTCGCGAATTGCCGCTCGCCGGGCATCCGGTGGTTGGAACGTGGTTTCTCCTCGCGGAGCTGGGTGTGGTCCCTGCGTCGGAAGGAGAAGTGCTGATCCAGCAGCAAACCGGCGCGGGAATTTTGCCAGTCGAGATTTCGTTCCACGACGGCCGCCCCGCGCGCGTCACCATGACGCAGAAGGATGCGAAATTCAAGTCGTTGAAAATTTCGCGCGACGCTCTTGCCGAAACGCTGGGGTTGAAGCGGGAAGACATTGATCCCGAATTACCGATTGAAGCTGTCTCGACGGGAATTTTCAATCTAATGGTGCCGCTATCGGGCAGAGCGGCGCTCGGGCGCATCCGGCTGAACATGCACGCACTGTTTCGCGTGCTCGACGGCAACTGCACGATGGCTTATTGCTTTGCACTGGGCAAGCGTGGAAAAGCGTTCACCCGCGGCATGTTGCCATGGGAAATCGTCGAGGATCCGGCGACAGGCTCGGCCGGCGGATCGCTTGGCGCATATCTGGTGCAGCATGGGAAGCTGAAGCCGGGTGAAGAACTGTCGATTACGCAGGGCGTTGAAATGGGCCGGCCCAGTGAGATTCATGTGCGAGTCACAAGTAAGAAAGGCCGCTTGGTGCCGTACGTGAGCGGGTCAGCCGTGAGAATTCTCGAAGGTCACATCGAAATCTAG
- the nusB gene encoding transcription antitermination factor NusB: protein MTLRRKSRECALQMLFQWNMNRLTPAQVEALYWKSARGAESTRRFANQLFEGAAAQKESADKLIADLSKNWRLERMPEIDRSILHLAIYELRSGTAPVKVVIDEALELAKKFSTTDSVPFLNGVLDAASKSFEKS from the coding sequence ATGACCCTTCGCCGCAAGTCTCGCGAATGCGCTCTGCAAATGCTCTTTCAGTGGAATATGAACCGCCTGACGCCGGCTCAAGTCGAAGCTTTGTATTGGAAATCCGCCCGCGGCGCGGAATCCACTCGCCGCTTTGCGAATCAGCTCTTTGAAGGCGCGGCCGCACAGAAGGAGTCGGCCGATAAATTGATCGCCGATCTTTCCAAGAATTGGCGACTCGAGCGCATGCCCGAAATCGACCGCAGCATTCTCCATCTAGCCATCTATGAACTTCGCTCTGGTACTGCGCCCGTGAAGGTTGTCATCGACGAGGCTTTGGAGCTTGCCAAGAAGTTCTCTACGACTGACTCTGTGCCCTTCCTGAATGGCGTTCTCGACGCCGCCTCCAAATCTTTTGAAAAGAGCTAG
- the ribH gene encoding 6,7-dimethyl-8-ribityllumazine synthase, translated as MAKDSAENSTRKEEKAASNLHPKPITGELSAAGLHFGIVASRFNQFITDRLLAAALDALERSGATEKQIELVRVPGSLEIPIAAKKLAQTGRCDAIICIGCVIRGTTAHFDYVCNEVARGVQLTQLDTGVPMVFCVLTCDTLEQAIDRAGLKSGNKGFDAGLTAIEIANLSRKLAAKSTVRSTAHGRSRPRKSSPRRRH; from the coding sequence ATGGCAAAAGACAGCGCGGAAAATTCGACGCGAAAAGAAGAGAAGGCCGCAAGCAATCTCCATCCCAAACCTATCACGGGAGAGCTTTCCGCCGCGGGGCTGCATTTCGGAATCGTCGCCAGCCGCTTCAATCAATTCATTACGGATCGTCTTCTCGCTGCCGCGCTTGACGCCCTCGAACGCTCCGGTGCCACGGAAAAGCAAATCGAGCTCGTTCGCGTGCCGGGTTCTCTCGAAATTCCCATTGCTGCAAAAAAACTCGCGCAAACGGGCCGCTGTGACGCCATCATTTGCATCGGTTGCGTGATTCGCGGCACTACGGCGCACTTTGATTACGTCTGCAATGAGGTCGCGCGCGGCGTGCAACTCACCCAACTTGATACCGGTGTGCCGATGGTCTTTTGTGTTCTCACCTGCGACACGCTTGAGCAGGCAATTGACCGTGCGGGCCTGAAGAGCGGCAATAAAGGCTTCGACGCCGGACTCACTGCTATCGAAATCGCCAATCTCTCGCGCAAACTTGCGGCTAAATCCACTGTCAGGTCGACGGCCCATGGTAGGTCTCGCCCGCGTAAATCGAGCCCTCGACGTCGCCACTAG
- a CDS encoding enoyl-CoA hydratase-related protein has protein sequence MTYENLLYEVKDSIAYVTFNRPKVLNALNTPTMNEFSAILGRAHEDSSVRVLIITGAGEKSFIAGADINELAVRTAVDGKDHALAGQSVLHQLETMGKPSIAAINGFALGGGCELALACTMRIASKNARLGQPEVKLGIMPGYGGSQRLARLCGKGVAHEMILGGEMISADEALRIGLVNRVVDLAELIPTAESIAKKIIANAPLAVRFAMEAVEHGMEMSQEEGLFLEATLFGLCCATEDMREGTRAFLEKRPAQFKGK, from the coding sequence ATGACCTACGAAAATCTGCTCTACGAAGTGAAGGATTCCATCGCGTATGTCACGTTCAATCGCCCTAAGGTCTTGAACGCGCTGAATACGCCGACGATGAATGAGTTCAGCGCGATTCTCGGCCGCGCGCACGAAGATTCGTCCGTCCGCGTCCTCATCATCACCGGCGCGGGCGAAAAATCGTTTATCGCCGGAGCGGATATCAACGAGCTCGCCGTGCGGACGGCCGTCGATGGCAAGGACCATGCGCTCGCTGGGCAATCTGTGCTGCATCAGCTCGAAACCATGGGTAAGCCTTCGATTGCGGCCATCAATGGGTTTGCGCTCGGCGGCGGCTGTGAACTCGCGCTGGCTTGCACCATGCGCATTGCGAGCAAGAACGCGCGTCTCGGCCAGCCGGAAGTCAAACTCGGCATTATGCCTGGCTATGGAGGCTCGCAGAGGCTTGCGCGCCTGTGCGGCAAAGGCGTGGCCCACGAAATGATCCTTGGCGGCGAAATGATTTCCGCCGATGAGGCGCTGCGCATCGGGCTCGTGAATCGCGTGGTCGATTTGGCGGAACTGATTCCCACAGCAGAATCCATCGCCAAGAAAATCATTGCCAATGCACCGCTCGCCGTACGTTTCGCGATGGAAGCCGTCGAGCATGGCATGGAGATGTCGCAGGAGGAAGGCCTGTTCCTTGAAGCGACGCTTTTCGGTCTTTGCTGCGCTACCGAGGACATGCGCGAAGGCACGCGCGCATTTCTCGAAAAGCGCCCGGCACAATTCAAAGGGAAATAG
- a CDS encoding 3-hydroxybutyryl-CoA dehydrogenase: protein MAIEKVGVVGCGLMGSGIAQIAAQAGCSVVVREVSEERLSKGIASIEKSLAKFVEKGTLSAADRDAARARLRGTTKLEDLKDSDLVVEAIIEQLPDKRELYAALDKICPKHTIFASNTSSLSITEMAFFTARPDRFIGLHFFNPVPLMKLVEVIRTIATDPKVFDDAVAFAGRVGKVPVRTSDRTGFIVNRLLVPYLLDAIRVLEQGVASVEDIDNSMKLGCGYPMGPLTLLDFVGNDTTYYIANIMFDEFKEQRFAPPALLKRMVLAGWNGRKAGRGFYDYSDAAKPRAMQLT from the coding sequence ATGGCTATTGAAAAAGTCGGAGTCGTCGGTTGCGGATTGATGGGCTCTGGAATTGCACAGATCGCTGCGCAGGCGGGCTGCTCAGTCGTTGTTCGTGAGGTCAGCGAAGAGCGCCTGAGCAAAGGCATCGCCTCGATTGAAAAGAGCCTCGCGAAATTCGTCGAGAAGGGAACTCTTTCCGCTGCGGATCGCGACGCCGCGCGCGCACGCCTTCGCGGGACAACGAAACTCGAAGATTTGAAGGACTCCGACCTCGTCGTCGAAGCCATCATCGAGCAATTGCCGGATAAGCGTGAACTTTACGCTGCGCTCGACAAAATCTGCCCCAAGCACACGATTTTCGCCAGCAACACTTCTTCGCTTTCCATCACCGAGATGGCCTTTTTCACCGCCCGCCCCGACCGCTTCATCGGCCTGCATTTTTTTAATCCTGTCCCGCTGATGAAGCTCGTGGAAGTGATTCGCACGATCGCCACGGACCCGAAAGTTTTTGATGATGCCGTGGCGTTCGCCGGCCGCGTTGGTAAAGTGCCTGTCCGCACATCCGATCGCACGGGTTTTATTGTCAATCGCCTGCTGGTCCCGTATCTCCTCGACGCCATTCGCGTTCTCGAGCAAGGAGTCGCGTCTGTCGAAGACATCGATAATTCCATGAAACTCGGCTGCGGCTATCCGATGGGTCCGCTCACACTTCTGGATTTCGTCGGCAACGACACGACCTATTACATCGCCAACATCATGTTCGACGAGTTCAAGGAGCAGCGTTTCGCACCGCCTGCGCTGCTCAAGCGCATGGTTCTTGCAGGGTGGAATGGACGCAAGGCCGGCCGTGGGTTCTACGATTATTCCGACGCGGCCAAACCGCGCGCAATGCAACTGACCTGA